The following coding sequences are from one Kogia breviceps isolate mKogBre1 chromosome X, mKogBre1 haplotype 1, whole genome shotgun sequence window:
- the MPP1 gene encoding 55 kDa erythrocyte membrane protein: MTLKASEGESGGAMRTALSDLYLEHLLQKRSRPETVSPQLSAVTEDMYSNGPAAPGSPSRGQGQGQEARKVRLIQFEKVTAEPMGITLKLNEKQSCTVARILHGGMVHRQGSLHVGDEILEINGTNVTHHSVDELQKAMKETKGMISLKVIPNQQNRLPALQMFMRAQFDYDPRKDSLIPCKEAGLKFVTGDIIQIINKDDSNWWQGRVEGSSQEPAGLLPSPELQEWRVASGARSAPSEAPSCSPFGKKKKYKDKYLAKHSAIFDQLDVVSYEEVVRLPAFKRKTLVLIGAGGVGRSHVKSALLSRSPDKFAYPAPYTTRPARKSEEDGKEYHFVSTEEMTRSISANEFLEFGSYQGNMFGTKFETVHQIHKQDKIAILDIEPQTLKIVRTAELSPFIVFIAPTDQGTQTEALQQLQEDSEAIRSQYAHYFDLSLVNNSVDETLKKLQEAFDRACSSPQWVPVSWVY; the protein is encoded by the exons ATGACGCTGAAGGCGAGCGAGGGCGAGAGTGGGGGTGCCATGCGCACGGCGCTCTCCGACCTCTACCTGGAGCACTTGCTGCAGAAGCGCAGCCGGCCCGAG ACTGTGTCACCGCAGCTGAGCGCCGTGACGGAGGACATGTACAGCAATGGGCCCGCCGCCCCGGGGAGCCCCTCCCGGGGCCAAGGCCAAGGCCAGGAGGCCCGGAAGGTGCGGCTCATCCAGTTTGAGAAGGTCACCGCGGAGCCCATG GGAATCACGCTGAAGCTGAACGAGAAGCAGTCCTGCACGGTGGCCAGAATCCTCCACGGCGGCATGGTTCACAGACAAG GCTCCCTTCACGTCGGAGATGAGATCCTCGAAATCAACGGCACGAACGTGACTCATCACTCAGTGGATGAGCTGCAGAAGGCGATG aaagaaaCCAAAGGAATGATCTCATTAAAAGTAATTCCCAACCAGCAAAATCGGCTTCCTGCACTGCAG ATGTTCATGAGAGCACAGTTTGACTATGACCCCAGAAAGGACAGCCTGATCCCCTGCAAGGAGGCGGGGCTGAAATTCGTCACCGGGGACATCATCCAGATCATCAACAAGGATGACAGCAACTGGTGGCAGGGGCGGGTGGAAGGCTCCTCCCAGGAGCCCGCgggcctgctcccctcccccgagCTGCAGGAGTG GCGAGTGGCGAGCGGGGCTCGGTCGGCTCCGAGTGAGGCTCCGAGCTGCAGTCCCTTCgggaagaagaaaaagtacaAAGACAAGTACCTGGCCAAGCACAGCGCAA TTTTTGACCAGCTGGATGTCGTTTCTTACGAGGAGGTTGTCCGGCTGCCCGCGTTCAAGAGGAAGACTCTGGTGCTTATAG GAGCCGGCGGCGTGGGCCGCAGCCACGTCAAGAGCGCCCTGCTCAGCCGGAGCCCGGACAAGTTCGCGTACCCCGCCCCGT ATACGACACGGCCGGCCAGGAAGAGTGAAGAGGACGGGAAGGAGTACCACTTCGTCTCCACGGAGGAGATGACGCGGAGCATCTCTGCCAACGAGTTCTTGGAGTTCGGCAGCTACCAGGGCAACATGTTTGGCACCAAATTTGAAACAGTGCACCAGATTCACAAGCAGGACAAGATCGCCATCCTTGACATTGAGCCCCAG ACCCTGAAGATTGTCCGGACGGCAGAACTTTCACCCTTCATTGTGTTCATCGCACCCACTGACCAGGGAACTCAG ACGGAAGCCctgcagcagctgcaggaggactCCGAGGCCATCCGCAGCCAGTATGCTCACTACTTCGACCTCTCACTGGTCAATAACAGCGTCGATGAAACCCTTAAGAAACTGCAAGAAGCCTTTGACCGGGCGTGCAGTTCTCCGCAGTGGGTGCCTGTCTCCTGGGTTTACTGA
- the SMIM9 gene encoding small integral membrane protein 9, with the protein MVFALEADCVQDSTVPSGEPLEPPKLLSIGFLLCSLTCLLLETVTLSLSPLSAFGIQDQDGLEPCSRETSRSWLSNFSDYLWDLIRSSIPTAAIFAFLIISAIMGTLCRLTILVGEPVQ; encoded by the exons ATGGTTTTTGCTTTGGAAGCTGACTGTGTTCAGGATTCCACAGT GCCCTCGGGAGAGCCCCTGGAACCCCCGAAGCTGCTGAGCATTGGATTCCTGCTGTGCTCTCTGACTTGCCTCTTGTTGGAAACTGTCACTTTGTCTCTGTCACCTTTATCTGCCTTCGGAATACAAGACCAGGATGGATTGGAACCATGCTCAAGGG AAACTTCCAGGTCCTGGCTGAGCAACTTCAGTGATTACCTGTGGGATCTCATCAGGAGCTCCATCCCTACAGCTGCCATTTTTGCGTTTCTGATCATTTCAGCAATCATGGGGACCCTCTGTCGCCTCAC tATCCTCGTAGGTGAACCAGTCCAATGA